The genomic DNA AGGTCTCTCTttcacatttgtttatttgtcatcCGGGACTCTCACTGCTAAGTATTCGAGATGTCTGGTATTTGGTATTTTCAGCCAGTAATGTTGAGGCTAAACTGatactttaataatttaattgtggTTTTTCAATCATTATGGAGGTAGTGATCACAGTTCACActagagaattaaaaaaaactttataaaacagcTTCAATAAGAGTTTTGCTTTAAGGGCATGATGTTCTGTTTTCACCTTAATGACACCAATAATCATCAGTATTTAGGCCTATACCTCCCAGAACTTACAGTTTGTGCTGATGTTCTTGCAGTTGTCTTATTTACTGGCATCTGAATGTTGATGGATTCAGCGGCTACTTCTGATTTTGCAGATTTGACTGGAAACTGATGACCTTTTGTCATGGCAATGTAATTGTTGGCTCTGTGTGGAGAGGACAAGGGTTTTCTTGTTGTAGAATGTATTGCTTTATTACAGTCTAAAGAGACAAAGCTGTGCCTTATGCTGTGTTTTGATCGAGGTGGGATATAGACTGAACCAGTCCTCCAGCCGGAGTCCTCAGCAGGCCGATCTATcagcagatagatagatagatagattaacaTTTTAGATGATGTAAGCTGCACTGTTATTGATGTGTTATATGTAATAATAACTCACATGATGAATGTATTGTTCTTAGTGTTCTAGATTGGGTCGAGAAGCGCTTATAAATGACTTTAGCTGGCCGACATCTTTCAGGGCTGAGAGATCTCTGACCGTTTACAATCCTCCGATTCCTCTGTTCCCCATGAGTGCATGACGACTCTCTGGATGATTCCACGTGATCAGATGAGATCCATCTAGCATGGCCATATTCAATGTCCTTTGTTCCTTTGTGCTGTTGAATTTCTTGTATAATGAAGGGGAGATTCTCTGTTGTTAACTGGTTGTCTGGGCAGTGACTGAGTAATTCTAGATCCTCAAGAGAAAGGCCGAGGCTGGTTAAAGCTTTGATCAGACTTTGTGCTGGATGCTGGAGCATTGTTTGTTGCTTTGGCTCTTCTTCAGGAGGCATCATTGCTTTGGCTGTCACTGACTGGTATTGGGGACATTGTAAATGGTTGGGACTGAATCTAAAAAGAGCTTCCTCAGATGTGGTGTTATTCATGACGGGACCTAGTGTTTTCTCCTGAATAATCTCTTTTGCCAGAAGTGCATGCCTCTCTTTTCTGGCAGTGACTGAATTGATTTCTGTGACTGCTGTTGAAGGATGCCTAACCATGTGAGGTGTGGAGTACATGTTTTTAAACCCCCCTGGGCACTGGTGCATGCTAAAAAGTGAGGATCTTTGAATGCCAACAGGCTGTAAGGGATTTAAAGGAACAAATGGGTTCCCATTACCGCTATTATTTCCGGATGCAACATTATGAATCAGGTTCAAAATTAGCTGAGTTTCAAGTTGGGCTAGAGTCAACAGGAAAGCTTGTGCTGTTCCAAAGAGTGGAGGCACACTGGAGAAAACACTTCTCATCTGAGACAAACCCACTGGCCTGGGATTGATCTGAGCAGCTTGTGGAAGTCTGTGCGGGGAAAACGATAGAAAAACAAGAATATCTGAATCATTCAAACTTGTACATTCAGCAATATTCATTCAGCCTATTTGTTTTCTGGATCtattcatttagaaatgattGAAAAGAAAGCCACATTAAATTAATGTtcataatttattgtttattttgaagTAGTAATTATGATTTGAAAAACTTTTCTCTGGCATTTAAAGTGCTATGGGGTAGccaacatatatataaaaaaataataaatcataaaaacaaacactttgtATCAAAGAGAGTAATAAAGTCTCTTAAATATCAGGTAATTTTACCTTTTTATGACAAGGCAAGCTTATCTTAGGGTGTAATATGTCATGTGGTACAGCTCCCGAGAACATAATGATATCTTATAAATAATCTTtacgtatttatttatcatttatgatattttgtgataaatatattcattttctttttaatctacGGTCTGCTCATTACTCAAATGACAATAGAAAAAAACATGTGTTGATAAGTTTAACATTAACAACTGAGCCATTAATTCTCATTGATGCTCAACATTTGCTCCCAAGTAAGCTTATCACAATATAAACTGTGAAGTAGTTCCTTAAAGCTTAGTGAAAGTGCAGCTAGTCTCAATAGAAGAGAGGTCAACTTCCTGAAGGCTTTCCATCAGACATGTGCTCACTTCATTACGTATAATTAATAACACGCCAGCAGGGTGTTCTTCAAACACTGTGACAACATGTCCTTGTAACATGAGCAAGAGGTGAAAGACATTTGTCTAGTGTAAAGTACCACACAGCTGCCATAGTTCCACAGCCACAACCACATGGTCTCCAACATGTGTGCTCTCTCCTGGACAGATTTTGTATATTGGGTCATctatttaagaatattttttaaagaagtgttgACAAAACACAAATTATTCAAAAATCTGTCCAAGAGAGTGCAAACATTTGCTGAATGTCCACAGTTCaatgcataaaattaataaatgtttcagtttttttgtggaaacatgcaCCTGTTCACATAAAAATTCTAaaagtatgttaaaaaaaaactgtacttaaCCAATGAAGAGTACAATTTCATGACTTAAGTACACATTTTAAAAGCacactgtaatttttttcttaaatctttGCATTTAACTGCAAAATTGCAtttgatataaatgtaattataacattttcattgACTCTTAAATGACATGCAGTCAAGTGCAAGTAACCATTTCATTCGGTTCTCACTTAAGTACATTCtgtaataagtactctttttaaaagtattctaaagtgtacttctttttcaaaAGGGTATTGCCAGTGCTGGAAAGTGACAAATTCGAGCTTACTGTCTGGTGGCCAGTGCGTAATTCTaatgaataaaactaaatgttAAAGTTAATGTTGTTTAGCAAATCTGTCAGGAGAGTTGCTGACACAGCAGCTAATTCTCTAAGAT from Carassius auratus strain Wakin unplaced genomic scaffold, ASM336829v1 scaf_tig00216324, whole genome shotgun sequence includes the following:
- the LOC113097541 gene encoding uncharacterized protein LOC113097541 isoform X2: MKNSLRRKMTSSSTLTKANILPQAAQINPRPVGLSQMRSVFSSVPPLFGTAQAFLLTLAQLETQLILNLIHNVASGNNSGNGNPFVPLNPLQPVGIQRSSLFSMHQCPGGFKNMYSTPHMVRHPSTAVTEINSVTARKERHALLAKEIIQEKTLGPVMNNTTSEEALFRFSPNHLQCPQYQSVTAKAMMPPEEEPKQQTMLQHPAQSLIKALTSLGLSLEDLELLSHCPDNQLTTENLPFIIQEIQQHKGTKDIEYGHARWISSDHVESSRESSCTHGEQRNRRIVNGQRSLSPERCRPAKVIYKRFSTQSRTLRTIHSSYRPAEDSGWRTGSVYIPPRSKHSIRHSFVSLDCNKAIHSTTRKPLSSPHRANNYIAMTKGHQFPVKSAKSEVAAESINIQMPVNKTTARTSAQTKGVIRASGIPLDYSQSELIKMASPFGQPVEVLMATEALLVFPASFSAEEMVKVYSAIPVHMRQQSLELVSQTVDFSSPVSVFHAFVGPSLSNGLLTAMDHLLVVCNVPNQPSAASGVLRLLKPFGQVYRALILHESKVDVGQCLVNNSSIQMVLEMESASVALSVYEWSQKIPCLYHNHHLSFVRGCNVQKNTSEVYSA
- the LOC113097541 gene encoding uncharacterized protein LOC113097541 isoform X1; this encodes MKNSLRRKMTSSSTLTKANILPQAAQINPRPVGLSQMRSVFSSVPPLFGTAQAFLLTLAQLETQLILNLIHNVASGNNSGNGNPFVPLNPLQPVGIQRSSLFSMHQCPGGFKNMYSTPHMVRHPSTAVTEINSVTARKERHALLAKEIIQEKTLGPVMNNTTSEEALFRFSPNHLQCPQYQSVTAKAMMPPEEEPKQQTMLQHPAQSLIKALTSLGLSLEDLELLSHCPDNQLTTENLPFIIQEIQQHKGTKDIEYGHARWISSDHVESSRESSCTHGEQRNRRIVNGQRSLSPERCRPAKVIYKRFSTQSRTLRTIHSSYRPAEDSGWRTGSVYIPPRSKHSIRHSFVSLDCNKAIHSTTRKPLSSPHRANNYIAMTKGHQFPVKSAKSEVAAESINIQMPVNKTTARTSAQTKGVIRASGIPLDYSQSELIKMASPFGQPVEVLMATEVYTTTCLEWKKALLVFPASFSAEEMVKVYSAIPVHMRQQSLELVSQTVDFSSPVSVFHAFVGPSLSNGLLTAMDHLLVVCNVPNQPSAASGVLRLLKPFGQVYRALILHESKVDVGQCLVNNSSIQMVLEMESASVALSVYEWSQKIPCLYHNHHLSFVRGCNVQKNTSEVYSA
- the LOC113097541 gene encoding uncharacterized protein LOC113097541 isoform X3, yielding MKNSLRRKMTSSSTLTKANILPQAAQINPRPVGLSQMRSVFSSVPPLFGTAQAFLLTLAQLETQLILNLIHNVASGNNSGNGNPFVPLNPLQPVGIQRSSLFSMHQCPGGFKNMYSTPHMVRHPSTAVTEINSVTARKERHALLAKEIIQEKTLGPVMNNTTSEEALFRFSPNHLQCPQYQSVTAKAMMPPEEEPKQQTMLQHPAQSLIKALTSLGLSLEDLELLSHCPDNQLTTENLPFIIQEIQQHKGTKDIEYGHARWISSDHVESSRESSCTHGEQRNRRIVNGQRSLSPERCRPAKVIYKRFSTQSRTLRTIHSSYRPAEDSGWRTGSVYIPPRSKHSIRANNYIAMTKGHQFPVKSAKSEVAAESINIQMPVNKTTARTSAQTKGVIRASGIPLDYSQSELIKMASPFGQPVEVLMATEVYTTTCLEWKKALLVFPASFSAEEMVKVYSAIPVHMRQQSLELVSQTVDFSSPVSVFHAFVGPSLSNGLLTAMDHLLVVCNVPNQPSAASGVLRLLKPFGQVYRALILHESKVDVGQCLVNNSSIQMVLEMESASVALSVYEWSQKIPCLYHNHHLSFVRGCNVQKNTSEVYSA